The genomic window GCATGAGATGTGACACAGCTATCTATAGCTTTATCTAATTTATCGCTTCGTTCGCAAAGAGAAAAGAGCAGCGTTATAGCTTCTGAAACATTTTTACAAGGTAAAATTTGTTCTATTAGCTGCTCTAAAAAAAGACTATTTTCCTTCAACTATTGCCTCTAAGCCTATTTTGCCCTCAGCTACTTCAAGTAGCGCAATGTCAGCAAATTTCATCTTTGAAGTATCGGCTTCTACAAGCACTACTGCTCCATTTGCTAGTGCTTCTGCACGCTTTGCTACGATAAGTGAAAGTTTATATCTATCATCACCAACTTGCTTTAACGCTCTTGCTGTTATTTGTTCTGTTCTCATATTTATCCTTTTTAAAATTTATTTTACTACTGAGTATAAGGCCGCTTCTTCTTCATTTATTATTTTTAATAAATTTCCAGCCTTAAACATATTACAAACCAAAATCGGCAGTGAGTTATCTTTTGCTAAAGCTATGGCAGTATCATCCATAACCTTTATATCATCGCTCATTGCCTTTTCGTAGTTTAGTGATTTTAAAAGTTTTGCATCTTTGAATTTTTTAGGGTCTTTATCATAAACGCCATCAACCTTTGTAGCTTTTATGATCATATCTGAGCCAATTTCAATAGCTCTTAATGTGGCTGCTGTATCAGTTGTAAAGAATGGATTGCCAGTACCTGCAGCAAATATAACGACTCTGCCTTTTTCCAAATGGCGCTGCGCACGTCCAACAATGAAAGTCTCACAGATCGCTTCCATTTTGATTGCACTTTGCACTCTCACCTCTAGCCCACTTCGCTCTAAAGCTTCACGCATCGCGATTGAGTTGATAACAGTTGCTAGCATGCCCATGTGATCGCCGCTCGTTCGTTTGATGATGCCATCTTTTGCGGCACTCACACCACGTATAATATTACCACCACCTATTACGATGCCAACCTCGATACCATTTTCGACAAGCTCTTTTATCTCATTTGCTATAAATTTAAGTACCGCCGTATCTATGCCAAAACCATTCTCTCCCGCTAAAGCTTCGCCTGAAAATTTAACCAATACGCGTTTTCTTTTACTCATTGTCTTGCTCCTTAAAATTCACGCATTCTAGCCAAAAAGGCTTTAAATTTAGTTAATAGTACTTGCAAAGCGACTATTTTGAGATCATCTCAAGTGGATCGATGTGGTAGTTTCTTTGCGTCACTTCAAAGGTTAGATCGTTTCTAACTCGGCCTATAACGTAGCCTTTTTGCACGACTGAGCCTACCTTAACCGTCGGTGCGATCTGACTTAGGTGAGCGTAGATCGTGTGGATGCCATTTTCGTTTTCTATAATGACTACATTTTCAAGCATTGGAGTTGCTTTTGCAAATACCACTTTGCCATTTAGCACGCTTTTGACCTTGGCATCTGGCGTGGTTGAGCGAAGTGTGACTGACTCGTTAAAAATTTTGATGTTATATATTGGATCTACGTAGTTACCAAATTTTTGCTTTACAGTGTAGCTATCAAGAGGAGCGATTGTCTTTGCACCTGAATATTTTTTGACTGAACTTGTTTGATAGCCTCCACTCATTGGCTGGCTTTTTTCGCCCTTTTTGCCACCTTTGCTAGCTGCTCTTTCTTGCTTTTCTCTGGCAGCTCTAGCTGCTTCGTCCTCTTGTTTTTGCATGATAGCGAGCTGCTCTAGCGTCTTTCTTAACTCATCTTGTTGGGCTTGAAGCTTGGCTAGCTTTTTGCTGTAAATTTCTTTATCACGCTTTAGTCCGTTTATAGTATTTTTTTGCGTACTTTCTAAATTTTGCAAGTCACTTTGCTTGCGTCTATAGTTTTTGATGCTTGAGCTTATCTCGCTTATTTTGTTTGATTTATTTTTTATCTTCTCAATCGTATCTTCATAGTTCTGGCTAAGTCTTTTAAAATCCTCTTTTGTGATGGCATTTAGCTTGGTTAAAATTTGAGATGAGATGATGCTCTCCTCGCTTTGCTTGCCCTCAGTTGCAGACATCAAAAGATCAAACGACAAATCTTCTGCGATGATCCTTATCATATTTTGCTCTAGCTCTTTTTGTGTGCGTTCTAGCTCTTTGTTTTGTTTCGTTAAATCATCAAGTTCAATAAGTGCTTTTGAAGCATTTGTCTCAAGGACTGAAATTTGACCCTTTAAATTTGTGATATCGCCACTTATACCGCGAAGTTTTTTCTCGCCATTTACGATATCACCAGCCAAATCATCTAGCTTTTTACTAAGCTGCTCACTCATCGCCTGACTCGATCTTAGCGAGTTTTTGGAGTCTTTGATCTTCTCTTTGGTATTTGACGCAAAAGCTAAGCTAAAAGCTAGCAAAAATATAAAAATTCCTTTTCTCATATCGTGCTTTTTCTAGCCTTGCTCATCACCAAACTAACAGCAAAAATGCTTAAAAACATAGCCACGCCAAATAAAATAAAAATATCCCTTGAAGGATCAAGGCTAGGCAAAACTACATCGATGCTTGCGGCATTTTCTCTAAAAATTTCAATGCTGGGCAAGAAAAAGAAAAATACACCAACTGCAGTGGTCGCAACTAGGCTATCAACCATAGCTGATTTGTAAAGCATGGCTGATTTTAGCCAAAATGGTGCTCCAAAAAGCGTCATAATCTCGATGCGCTCCCTATGCTCAAATAGCCAAATTTTAGCCTGCTTTAGCATAAGCATAAGCCCAACAACACAAAGTATTGCCATAAAAGCATACGATATGCTTTTTGCTAAATTTAGCATCTTAAAGACTTTATCGTGAGTCTTTGAAAATGTCTCGACCTTTGTGATACCATCAAATTTTAAAAGCTTTTGCTTTAGATCATCCATGTACTGCGGTGTCGGAAATTCGCTAAGTTTTAGTGAGTAAAATTTAGGTAGTGCATTTTGCAGTATGGATAAATTTTTAGCCGAGATATCATTTGAGAGGCGGTCGATGATCTTTTGCGGGCTTAGTGGCTCGAGGCTAGATAGATTGCTAACCACTGGCTTTAAAATAGCATCACTAAGCTCTTTACTTGAAACTATGACGATGTTATAGTCGTTTCCCATGAGCCTTTCATAATCTCTCACAATCTTATCGGCAGTTAAGCTAAACTGCACGGAGAACAAAAGCGCGATTAGCGGCAGGATGAATCCAAGATGATTTTTAAGCGATCTCATGCACGCCTCCATTTTCTATGACGAAGTGTCGGTATGGGATACGAAGCGTTGATGGGATATGATGCGTCACCACAACCACGCTCGTGCCTAAAAATTCCCTAGCTGATTTTAGAAGTGACCAGATGACATCGCTTGAGTATTCGTCTAAATTTCCCGTTGGCTCGTCACATAATAGCAAATTTGGATTGTGTGCGAGAGCCCTTGCCATGGCAACTCTTTGCTGCTCACCACCACTTAGTTCACGAGGGTATTTATCGGCTTTATGAAGCATATTTACATGTTTTAAAAGTTTAGCCACTTGCTTTTTACTCACATTTTGATTGATGCCTTTGATGATGAGGGGCAACATAACGTTTCTTTCCACATTCCATTCATTTATCAAGCGATAATTTTGAAATATAATGCCAACTCGCTGCCTAAGCTCACAAAGCCTTTTATCATCGATGTCGTCCATTTGCGTCATGCAGACATTTAGCTCTCCAGCAAGAGGTGAAATTTCTCCATAAAATGACTTTAAAAGCGTGCTTTTTCCACTTCCGCTCTTGCCTGTGATAAAGACAAAATCATTTGCGTAAATATCTAAATTAACGCTATTAATTACGATTTCATCGCGTTCATAAGCTAGGCTCAAATTCCTTGCACTAATTATCTCTTGCATCAGCCAAATACTCCTTCAAAAGCTCGTGCGCTGCTAAATTCTCACGAATTAAGATCGGTTTTCTTATAAAATATTCGCTTTTTTCATCGCTTATTTTGATAAAACATTGCTCAGGTTTATTAAATGCTCCAAAAGCAACTTTTAGCAAAATTTCACCCTCATTTATGGTGTAAATTTCTTCAAAATGTAAAAAATAATCCTCTTTTTTGATGATGAAATTTTTGAAATTTTTAATGATATTTTTTACGCTTGTCTTTTCTTTAAAGCTAAAATCTCCAGCTAAAACACTCTCGCTACTTTCAATCTCACAAGTATAAATGACATCATAAATATCCTTATCTTGGCGTCTCCAGCGGTCTTCGTACTTACTAGTTACTTCTAAATTTCTATTTTTGAAAACTTCTAATTTTGAGCTTGTAGGCTCTAAAAATTTACTCAAGCTAAAATCGCAATACTCCTTGCTATCAGTCCGTAGCTCAAATTTACCGCCTACTTTTAGTATCCTCTCGCACTCAAGCGCAAACGCCGATGAGACTACGCGTCTATGCTCTGCTTTATCCCACGGCACTGGAAAGTGTAAAAAGACTCTATCAACTAAATTTGAGCCAACGAGAGAGAGTAAGAGTCTGGCGTCGGTATTTATCAGCCGCACGTTTTCTATGGCATTTGCCTTGGCTAGCTTTGCTACTTGCTCGATGCTTGGCTTATAGACTTCTATGCCGATAACTAGGGCATTTGGATTGTTTTTGGCTTGATAAAGCAAGTGCCTGCCAGAACCAAAGCCGATCTCGATGAAAATCTCTTTAAATTTATCTTTTAGCTCGCAAAACGCTGGCACAAACTCTTCAAGGCTTAAAATTTCACTCACTTTTTTAGTCAAATTTGTCTTTTTTACGGCAAACGCTTGACTGATTACGTCATTGCAATTTTGCTCTTTAAAAAGCTCCAGTGCCTCTTGCAAAAGACCAACTTTAGCTGGCTTTGTAAGCTTTTCTCCCTTTACGACGATGCCATTTTTACTGGGCTTTACGACTAGAAAAAAGCTCTCTTCTTCATTTTTTGTGTAGATGAGCCTCTCGTTTCGGCCATTTGCCTGCCAAAGAAATTTGACCTT from Campylobacter concisus includes these protein-coding regions:
- a CDS encoding cell division ATP-binding protein FtsE, producing the protein MQEIISARNLSLAYERDEIVINSVNLDIYANDFVFITGKSGSGKSTLLKSFYGEISPLAGELNVCMTQMDDIDDKRLCELRQRVGIIFQNYRLINEWNVERNVMLPLIIKGINQNVSKKQVAKLLKHVNMLHKADKYPRELSGGEQQRVAMARALAHNPNLLLCDEPTGNLDEYSSDVIWSLLKSAREFLGTSVVVVTHHIPSTLRIPYRHFVIENGGVHEIA
- a CDS encoding FtsX-like permease family protein, producing the protein MRSLKNHLGFILPLIALLFSVQFSLTADKIVRDYERLMGNDYNIVIVSSKELSDAILKPVVSNLSSLEPLSPQKIIDRLSNDISAKNLSILQNALPKFYSLKLSEFPTPQYMDDLKQKLLKFDGITKVETFSKTHDKVFKMLNLAKSISYAFMAILCVVGLMLMLKQAKIWLFEHRERIEIMTLFGAPFWLKSAMLYKSAMVDSLVATTAVGVFFFFLPSIEIFRENAASIDVVLPSLDPSRDIFILFGVAMFLSIFAVSLVMSKARKSTI
- a CDS encoding DNA-directed RNA polymerase subunit omega, with the translated sequence MRTEQITARALKQVGDDRYKLSLIVAKRAEALANGAVVLVEADTSKMKFADIALLEVAEGKIGLEAIVEGK
- a CDS encoding murein hydrolase activator EnvC family protein; the protein is MRKGIFIFLLAFSLAFASNTKEKIKDSKNSLRSSQAMSEQLSKKLDDLAGDIVNGEKKLRGISGDITNLKGQISVLETNASKALIELDDLTKQNKELERTQKELEQNMIRIIAEDLSFDLLMSATEGKQSEESIISSQILTKLNAITKEDFKRLSQNYEDTIEKIKNKSNKISEISSSIKNYRRKQSDLQNLESTQKNTINGLKRDKEIYSKKLAKLQAQQDELRKTLEQLAIMQKQEDEAARAAREKQERAASKGGKKGEKSQPMSGGYQTSSVKKYSGAKTIAPLDSYTVKQKFGNYVDPIYNIKIFNESVTLRSTTPDAKVKSVLNGKVVFAKATPMLENVVIIENENGIHTIYAHLSQIAPTVKVGSVVQKGYVIGRVRNDLTFEVTQRNYHIDPLEMISK
- the trmB gene encoding tRNA (guanosine(46)-N7)-methyltransferase TrmB — protein: MPNFIASSLKELSFPFGNDKVKFLWQANGRNERLIYTKNEEESFFLVVKPSKNGIVVKGEKLTKPAKVGLLQEALELFKEQNCNDVISQAFAVKKTNLTKKVSEILSLEEFVPAFCELKDKFKEIFIEIGFGSGRHLLYQAKNNPNALVIGIEVYKPSIEQVAKLAKANAIENVRLINTDARLLLSLVGSNLVDRVFLHFPVPWDKAEHRRVVSSAFALECERILKVGGKFELRTDSKEYCDFSLSKFLEPTSSKLEVFKNRNLEVTSKYEDRWRRQDKDIYDVIYTCEIESSESVLAGDFSFKEKTSVKNIIKNFKNFIIKKEDYFLHFEEIYTINEGEILLKVAFGAFNKPEQCFIKISDEKSEYFIRKPILIRENLAAHELLKEYLADARDN
- the pyrH gene encoding UMP kinase — protein: MSKRKRVLVKFSGEALAGENGFGIDTAVLKFIANEIKELVENGIEVGIVIGGGNIIRGVSAAKDGIIKRTSGDHMGMLATVINSIAMREALERSGLEVRVQSAIKMEAICETFIVGRAQRHLEKGRVVIFAAGTGNPFFTTDTAATLRAIEIGSDMIIKATKVDGVYDKDPKKFKDAKLLKSLNYEKAMSDDIKVMDDTAIALAKDNSLPILVCNMFKAGNLLKIINEEEAALYSVVK